A segment of the Candidatus Eremiobacterota bacterium genome:
TCTCCTCGCCTTTTTCCTTTTTGACTTTCTTGTATACTTCATAAAGAATAATCGTTGGCGTATAGATCGTGGAGAGATCATCAAGATACTCCTCGTACTCATCTGCATGAGGCCCGGCAATAAAGTATTCAATCCATCCGGTGGAATCAATTACCCTCATATTCGTTCTGCCTCTTCCCGGAGATTGTGGCTATCCATGCCCCTGAGAAAGCCTCGCAGCTCTTTTAGCGGTCTTTCAGGCACCAAGGTAATTACTTTTCCTTTCACAAAAATCTGAAATTTCTCTCCTTTTTTAATATTAAGAGCCTTTCTTATCTCTTTGGGGATTAAAATCTGATATTTGGGCGAAATTACTATATCCATTATATTGTTGTGCTCCTTTTGATAATATTATATCAGAATTATATATAATGTCAACGATATTGCTATCGATAAGCATTGTGGAGGATAGAAGCTTAGATCCCGGCGCCCCCCGGCCTCCGCGGATAGTATACAGGAAATTTCGGGAAGAGGTGCGTCAGTAAACCGGAAAGTCGTCGATAAAGGAGATTATTTTCATCGAGCCTCCGCAGGCACGGCACAAAAGCGGGTCTGCGCCTGAGG
Coding sequences within it:
- a CDS encoding AbrB/MazE/SpoVT family DNA-binding domain-containing protein, translated to MDIVISPKYQILIPKEIRKALNIKKGEKFQIFVKGKVITLVPERPLKELRGFLRGMDSHNLREEAERI